One Schistocerca cancellata isolate TAMUIC-IGC-003103 chromosome 1, iqSchCanc2.1, whole genome shotgun sequence genomic region harbors:
- the LOC126139907 gene encoding uncharacterized protein LOC126139907 codes for MVTTLLRGLLNSEKGTMSSILNVRENITFDDSIHRIENHAYKPYGQSVFGYNDSVSIVIQNENSYLLPSESRLFIEGKIVNTAKTKATDANLGKNCALFLFSELQYRLNNEVVDHVRNPGITTLLKGTASFTPDHSNILLNAGWGSVENIKELVDSKGHFNFCIPLKMIFGFCEDYKKIILNARHELVLIRNRNDASSVLATKSDPDVQIILEKVWWEMPHVHVADKNQIPLWNILKNDRSLRLAFRHWDLIESIAPEINFWSWQIKFTTNLETARYVILGFQVDREAYDKDSSIFDSVDITNLKVYLNSVRYPEENFLCDFETKTLAQAYDLYSRFLPSYYIHNGLSKPLLSPIEFHNNPIFVIDCSHQNESIKSSIIDMKIEVETKNPFKRNTMAYCLVIHDVIIDMNPTTNRVIKRVQI; via the coding sequence ATGGTAACAACACTTCTGCGTGGATTGCTAAACAGTGAAAAAGGAACGATGAGCAGTATTTTGAATGTTCGTGAAAACATTACTTTCGATGATTCAATTCATCGAATTGAGAACCATGCATACAAACCTTATGGACAATCAGTATTTGGGTATAATGATTCAGTATCAATTGTCATTCAAAATGAAAACAGTTACTTATTACCTTCGGAAAGTAGATTATTCATTGAAGGAAAAATAGTAAATACTGCTAAAACTAAGGCAACTGATGCTAATTTAGGCAAAAACTGTgcacttttcttattttcagaacTTCAATATCGTCTTAATAATGAAGTTGTTGACCATGTTCGTAATCCTGGAATTACTACACTTCTGAAGGGAACTGCATCTTTTACACCTGATCATTCCAATATACTGTTAAATGCAGGATGGGGCTCAGTTGAAAACATCAAAGAACTTGTAGATAGTAAAGGTCATTTCAACTTCTGTATTCCTTTGAAAATGATATTTGGCTTTTGCGaagattataaaaaaattatactcAATGCACGACATGAATTAGTTCTAATTCGTAACAGGAATGATGCATCTTCTGTATTAGCAACTAAATCAGATCCGGATGTGCAAATAATACTGGAAAAAGTGTGGTGGGAAATGCCTCATGTGCATGTAGCAGATAAAAATCAAATTccattgtggaatattttgaaaaatgatagaaGTTTAAGACTTGCCTTTCGTCATTGGGATTTAATAGAAAGCATAGCACCAGAGATTAATTTTTGGTCCTGGCAAATTAAGTTCACAACAAATCTGGAAACTGCTAGATATGTAATTTTGGGTTTTCAAGTTGATAGGGAAGCCTATGACAAAGATTCTAGTATATTTGATAGTGTAGATATAACAAATTTGAAAGTGTATTTAAATTCTGTGCGATATCCAGAAGAAAACTTTCTATGTGATTTTGAAACCAAAACATTGGCTCAAGCATATGATTTATATTCAAGATTTCTGCCTTCATATTATATTCATAACGGATTAAGTAAACCACTTTTGAGTCCAATTGAATTCCATAACAACCCCATATTTGTTATTGATTGTTCACATCAAAATGAATCAATAAAATCCTCCATAATAGATATGAAGATTGAGGTAGAAACAAAGAATCCTTTTAAAAGAAACACAATGGCATACTGTCTTGTAATACATGATGTTATTATTGATATGAACCCCACTACCAACCGTGTGATAAAACGTGTGCAGATATAA